One part of the Marispirochaeta sp. genome encodes these proteins:
- the gltB gene encoding glutamate synthase large subunit: MHLKKRPGPLGLYRPEFEHENCGVGFVAHMKGQRSHAIISNAEEILINMTHRGAVGSEVNTGDGAGILTAVPWELLERIAEEELGTVLPQRGSYAVGLVFLPEKEDFRQQIRQKAADLCEELGHTLIGWRKVPRDNSMIGPSALACEPWMEQIFIARREGSDQESFDRDLYILRKKLTNTMRGGEYDPDHYLYVCSLSTKILVYKGMLTPEQLPQYFSDLRDPDYKSHLAMVHSRFSTNTFPSWDRAQPLRYMSHNGEINTLRGNINKIRSREGTLHSSSFGPVLRESFPVIEPDLSDSGTFDNVLELLYLDGRALEETVMMMIPEAWENHRQMEDRKKAFYEYNSCIMEPWDGPASISFTDGRVIGAVLDRNGLRPSRYYVTRDNLVIMASEVGVLPVPPETVLQKGRLEPGRMFLVDFDKGRIVDDEEVKAGITGERSYRQWLDAQKISLNEIPASKRVPGLDKKTITQRLKLFGYTIEHLQVILKPMVEDHKEPLGSMGNDSPLAVLSSRSRLIYDYFKQLFAQVTNPPIDSIREEIIMSLDSFIGPEGNLLSLEESNAHRLHVPMPILSNRELGALKTMDYRGWRSLTIDITYPREEGEAGLVSTLDRITAEAEKAIADGYALIILSDRAASQDRVPVSMLLAQGAVHHHLVRTAKRAQIGIVLESGEPREVHHFCLLVGYGADAVNPYLALESLAYLKDEGYLESSVSEENLVDNYREAVAKGMRKVFGKMGISTLKSYKGAQIFEAVGLAGPVIDRCFAGTASRIEGADFGILAKETMIRHDKAFPAGNVPVWEEFLNNGDYSYREDGEKHMWDPESIANLQIATRYKRRDLFNRFCERLDGRSTEQSTLRGMLRFKKANPVPLENVEPAENIMKRFVTGAMSYGSISREAHETLAIAMNRIGGKSNTGEGGEDPERFTPLPNGDSRRSAIKQVASGRFGVTIEYLANSDEIQIKMAQGAKPGEGGELPGHKVFDFIAKTRHSTPGVGLISPPPHHDIYSIEDLAQLIYDLKNTNEKARISVKLVSEVGVGTIAAGVAKGHADHILISGHDGGTGASPLTGIKNAGLPWELGLAETHQTLVLNDLRSRVVLQTDGQLKTGRDVVIAAMLGAEEFGVATAALVTMGCIMMRKCHKNTCPVGIATQDPRLRAKFKGSPDDVVTFFTFLAEKVREVMASLGFTRIEEMVGRTDMLEADPEVLNWKDQGLDLAPILMPARKPYPEAGVYCTMKQDHGLDFVLDRRILEDAEDTVDGRVSQELSYRITNTDRTVGTILSNAIARRYGGEGLPGTRLTVNFRGSAGQSFGAWLAKGVSFRLEGDANDYVGKGLSGGTLIVHPPVESSFSAEENIIIGNVAFYGATGGSAFIRGRAAERFCVRNSGAQVVIEGVGDHGCEYMTGGRVVILGAAGRNFAAGMSGGIAYVYDPGQKLDERINHELVDLEPLMVEDIDYVRAMVGQHHEFTGSGIAGKLLEEWDTSMRGFRKVMPRDYKRVLMQQTQQVQKRVEQMEAVNG; encoded by the coding sequence ATGCACCTGAAAAAGCGTCCCGGGCCACTCGGCCTTTATCGTCCCGAGTTTGAACATGAAAACTGCGGTGTCGGCTTTGTAGCCCACATGAAAGGTCAACGCAGTCATGCCATTATTAGCAATGCAGAAGAGATCCTGATAAATATGACCCACCGCGGTGCGGTTGGCAGCGAGGTTAATACCGGTGACGGTGCCGGTATACTTACCGCGGTTCCCTGGGAACTCCTGGAGCGGATTGCAGAGGAGGAGCTTGGAACCGTACTTCCGCAGCGGGGCTCCTATGCAGTGGGACTTGTGTTTCTTCCCGAAAAGGAGGATTTCCGTCAGCAGATACGGCAAAAAGCCGCTGATCTTTGCGAAGAGCTTGGACATACACTGATCGGATGGAGAAAGGTCCCCAGGGACAACAGCATGATTGGCCCCAGTGCCCTGGCCTGCGAGCCCTGGATGGAGCAGATCTTTATCGCCCGCAGAGAAGGTTCCGATCAGGAGTCCTTTGACCGGGATCTGTACATTCTGCGCAAGAAACTGACAAACACAATGCGGGGTGGAGAATATGATCCCGACCATTACCTCTACGTCTGTAGTCTTTCGACGAAAATCCTGGTTTACAAGGGGATGCTCACTCCTGAACAACTGCCCCAATACTTTTCGGATCTGCGGGACCCGGATTATAAAAGTCATCTGGCTATGGTCCATTCCCGCTTTTCTACCAATACCTTCCCAAGCTGGGACAGGGCACAGCCCCTGCGTTACATGAGCCATAACGGCGAGATAAATACCCTGCGGGGAAATATAAACAAGATACGCTCTCGAGAAGGTACCCTGCACAGCAGCAGTTTCGGTCCTGTCTTGAGGGAGAGTTTCCCGGTAATCGAACCCGATCTCTCTGATTCCGGGACCTTCGATAACGTCCTGGAGCTGCTCTATCTGGACGGGCGTGCCCTGGAGGAAACGGTCATGATGATGATTCCCGAGGCATGGGAGAACCACCGTCAGATGGAGGACCGGAAAAAGGCCTTTTACGAGTATAATTCCTGCATAATGGAACCCTGGGACGGCCCCGCATCCATATCCTTCACCGACGGCAGGGTCATCGGTGCTGTACTTGACCGCAACGGTCTGCGTCCATCCCGCTACTATGTTACCCGGGATAATCTGGTAATTATGGCCAGCGAGGTAGGAGTTCTGCCGGTACCCCCGGAGACAGTACTGCAAAAGGGGCGGCTTGAGCCCGGCAGGATGTTTCTGGTGGACTTTGATAAAGGACGAATCGTCGATGATGAAGAGGTAAAAGCCGGAATTACCGGAGAACGTTCCTACCGGCAGTGGCTTGATGCCCAGAAGATTTCGCTGAACGAAATCCCTGCTTCCAAAAGAGTCCCAGGACTTGATAAGAAGACCATTACCCAGCGGCTCAAACTCTTTGGTTATACAATCGAGCACCTGCAGGTGATCCTCAAACCCATGGTGGAGGACCACAAGGAGCCGCTGGGTTCAATGGGGAATGACTCTCCCCTGGCGGTGCTCTCATCCCGATCACGGCTGATCTATGATTATTTCAAGCAGCTTTTTGCCCAGGTTACCAATCCTCCCATCGATTCAATCCGGGAGGAGATTATCATGTCCCTGGATTCATTTATCGGTCCCGAGGGTAACCTGCTTTCTCTGGAGGAATCCAATGCTCACCGGCTGCATGTTCCCATGCCGATTTTAAGCAACCGGGAACTCGGGGCTCTCAAAACGATGGACTATCGCGGCTGGCGCAGTCTGACCATAGATATTACCTATCCCAGGGAAGAGGGAGAAGCCGGACTCGTTTCTACCCTGGACCGCATTACCGCGGAAGCGGAAAAGGCTATAGCCGACGGCTATGCCCTGATCATTCTTTCGGACAGGGCCGCTTCGCAGGACCGGGTCCCCGTAAGTATGCTATTGGCCCAGGGGGCAGTACACCATCATCTGGTGCGGACCGCGAAAAGAGCGCAGATCGGCATAGTCCTTGAGTCCGGAGAACCCCGTGAAGTCCATCACTTTTGCCTTCTTGTTGGCTACGGTGCCGACGCGGTAAATCCCTACCTCGCACTGGAAAGCCTTGCGTATTTGAAGGACGAGGGGTACCTGGAAAGCAGCGTTTCTGAAGAGAATCTTGTCGATAACTACCGGGAAGCCGTCGCCAAGGGCATGCGGAAGGTCTTTGGCAAGATGGGAATATCAACCCTCAAGAGCTACAAAGGAGCCCAGATTTTCGAAGCCGTGGGTCTTGCCGGGCCGGTTATAGACCGCTGTTTTGCCGGGACCGCATCACGCATTGAGGGAGCGGACTTCGGCATTCTGGCTAAAGAGACGATGATTCGACACGATAAGGCTTTTCCTGCAGGTAACGTTCCGGTTTGGGAAGAGTTTCTGAACAACGGTGACTACTCCTACCGCGAGGACGGGGAAAAACATATGTGGGACCCCGAATCCATCGCCAATCTGCAGATAGCTACCCGCTACAAACGACGTGATCTTTTTAACCGGTTTTGTGAACGTCTGGACGGACGTTCAACAGAGCAGTCTACCCTGCGGGGAATGCTGCGCTTCAAAAAGGCGAACCCGGTACCACTGGAAAATGTTGAACCCGCGGAAAACATCATGAAGCGCTTTGTAACCGGAGCCATGAGTTATGGTTCCATCTCCCGGGAGGCCCATGAAACCCTGGCTATTGCCATGAACCGTATCGGAGGTAAGTCCAATACCGGCGAAGGAGGGGAGGATCCGGAACGCTTTACACCTCTTCCCAACGGCGATTCCAGGCGTTCAGCCATAAAGCAGGTGGCCTCGGGCCGTTTTGGCGTCACTATTGAATACCTGGCAAACTCCGACGAAATACAGATAAAAATGGCCCAGGGGGCCAAGCCGGGTGAGGGGGGAGAACTGCCGGGACACAAGGTGTTTGATTTTATCGCGAAAACCAGGCATTCAACCCCCGGCGTGGGCTTAATCAGTCCTCCGCCTCATCACGATATCTATTCCATCGAAGACCTGGCGCAGTTGATCTATGACCTTAAGAACACCAACGAAAAGGCCAGGATCAGCGTCAAGCTGGTGTCGGAGGTGGGTGTAGGTACCATCGCCGCCGGCGTTGCCAAGGGTCACGCGGACCACATTCTTATATCTGGACATGACGGAGGTACCGGGGCTTCTCCTTTGACGGGAATCAAAAACGCAGGACTTCCCTGGGAGCTTGGCCTGGCGGAGACCCACCAAACCCTCGTGCTGAACGATTTACGGAGCCGGGTGGTACTTCAGACCGACGGACAGCTCAAGACCGGCCGGGATGTAGTAATCGCTGCCATGCTGGGGGCGGAAGAGTTCGGTGTGGCTACAGCTGCACTGGTTACCATGGGTTGCATCATGATGCGCAAATGTCACAAGAATACCTGTCCGGTAGGTATCGCTACCCAGGACCCCCGGCTGCGGGCCAAGTTCAAAGGCAGCCCGGATGACGTTGTCACCTTCTTCACCTTTCTGGCCGAAAAGGTCAGGGAAGTCATGGCTTCCCTGGGTTTTACCAGAATCGAGGAGATGGTGGGACGGACCGATATGCTGGAAGCGGATCCTGAAGTACTGAACTGGAAGGACCAGGGTCTGGACCTCGCTCCCATTCTTATGCCGGCCCGTAAGCCCTATCCCGAGGCCGGTGTCTACTGCACAATGAAGCAGGACCACGGGCTCGATTTTGTCCTGGACAGGCGCATCCTCGAGGATGCGGAAGATACTGTAGACGGCCGGGTTTCTCAGGAGCTCAGTTACAGGATTACCAATACCGACCGTACTGTGGGAACGATACTGAGTAACGCGATTGCCCGTCGTTACGGCGGAGAGGGACTTCCCGGAACCAGACTCACCGTCAATTTTCGCGGCAGTGCCGGTCAAAGCTTCGGTGCCTGGCTCGCAAAGGGGGTAAGCTTTCGCCTGGAAGGAGACGCCAATGACTATGTCGGAAAGGGGCTTTCCGGCGGAACCCTTATTGTTCATCCACCTGTTGAGAGTTCGTTCTCTGCAGAAGAAAACATAATCATTGGTAATGTAGCCTTCTACGGGGCCACCGGGGGCAGCGCATTTATACGGGGACGGGCGGCGGAGCGTTTCTGTGTCAGGAACTCCGGAGCACAGGTGGTAATTGAAGGGGTTGGAGACCATGGCTGTGAGTATATGACTGGAGGCCGGGTGGTAATCCTCGGCGCGGCAGGCCGAAACTTCGCTGCTGGTATGAGCGGCGGAATCGCCTATGTGTATGATCCGGGGCAGAAGCTTGATGAACGGATAAACCATGAACTGGTTGATCTGGAACCCCTTATGGTGGAGGACATCGACTATGTACGGGCCATGGTGGGACAGCATCATGAGTTTACCGGTTCAGGCATAGCAGGAAAGCTGCTTGAAGAATGGGATACAAGCATGAGGGGTTTCCGGAAAGTAATGCCCCGGGATTATAAACGGGTACTTATGCAGCAAACGCAGCAGGTACAAAAAAGAGTCGAGCAAATGGAGGCTGTAAATGGGTAA
- the argS gene encoding arginine--tRNA ligase, giving the protein MTGIEVLRESWKKAVFEELCNLARRKGEDPSALAEKDLVPGVPPKSDMGDIAFPLFPFARVLKTAPQAIAQQVAENLAQRNDLSGQVKTAGPYVNVVIGVEDIAEEILAATRDLSVSYGSSDYFKGVPVMMEFSCPNTNKPLHLGHLRNDAIGESVSRILKAAGADVRKVNLINDRGIHICKSMLAYKEFGEGTTPESVGKKSDHFVGEYYVKFNQWAKEHPEAEEQARAMLVAWEKSDPEITRLWERMNRWAIEGIEETYQATGISFDQIYYESRTYSLGKDEILKGLEKGVFYREDDGSIWVDLEELGLDKKVLLRSDGTSLYLTQDIGTAIQRQKDWHFTRLVYVVGSEQQYHFRVLFHVLDKLGFDWAKNLYHLSYGMVNLPEGKMKSREGTVVDADDLIRELTSMAEAEIREKEREEEVDSVQETARKVALAALHYYLLQVSPNKDMIFNPRDSLSFNGNTGPYLQYMGARISSMRRKFQERHDEFTGIETDAKLLSTPEERELIKLCADFSSVVSSAAEQYNPSLLASYLYELARTFSRYYHETPILTSKDKKTAVSRLALASAVLCVLKNGMYLLNIPFVDKM; this is encoded by the coding sequence ATGACAGGAATTGAGGTACTACGGGAAAGCTGGAAGAAGGCGGTTTTTGAGGAGCTCTGCAATCTGGCCCGCCGAAAAGGAGAGGACCCCTCAGCCCTTGCAGAAAAAGACCTTGTTCCGGGGGTCCCTCCAAAGAGTGATATGGGGGATATCGCGTTTCCTCTTTTTCCTTTTGCCAGGGTGCTGAAGACGGCCCCCCAGGCAATTGCGCAGCAGGTCGCCGAAAACCTGGCACAGCGAAACGATCTCTCCGGCCAGGTAAAGACCGCCGGTCCCTATGTCAATGTGGTGATTGGGGTGGAGGACATAGCCGAGGAGATTCTCGCCGCGACCAGGGATCTCTCTGTCAGTTATGGTTCCAGCGACTACTTTAAGGGTGTTCCCGTTATGATGGAGTTCTCCTGCCCGAATACCAATAAACCGCTGCACCTGGGACACCTCAGAAACGATGCTATTGGTGAGAGTGTTTCCAGGATTCTGAAGGCCGCCGGTGCCGATGTGCGCAAGGTGAACCTGATCAACGACCGGGGTATTCATATATGTAAATCCATGCTGGCGTATAAAGAGTTTGGCGAAGGAACTACGCCGGAATCGGTGGGGAAAAAAAGCGACCACTTTGTGGGCGAGTATTATGTAAAATTCAACCAGTGGGCCAAAGAACATCCAGAAGCGGAAGAACAGGCCCGGGCAATGCTGGTAGCCTGGGAAAAGAGTGATCCCGAGATCACCAGGCTCTGGGAGCGTATGAACCGCTGGGCCATTGAGGGAATAGAAGAGACCTATCAGGCTACAGGTATCAGCTTCGATCAAATCTACTACGAGAGCCGGACCTACAGCCTGGGCAAGGACGAGATTTTAAAAGGACTGGAGAAGGGAGTCTTTTACCGGGAAGATGACGGTTCAATCTGGGTCGATCTTGAAGAACTCGGTCTGGATAAAAAAGTCCTTCTGCGAAGCGACGGTACCTCCCTTTACTTGACCCAGGATATCGGAACTGCCATTCAGCGTCAGAAGGACTGGCATTTTACGCGCCTGGTATATGTTGTGGGAAGCGAGCAGCAGTACCATTTTCGTGTGCTGTTTCATGTGCTGGACAAGCTCGGGTTTGACTGGGCAAAGAATCTCTATCACCTCTCCTACGGTATGGTAAACCTGCCTGAAGGAAAGATGAAGTCCCGGGAAGGGACGGTTGTAGATGCTGACGACCTGATCCGTGAACTCACCTCCATGGCCGAGGCGGAGATACGGGAGAAGGAACGGGAAGAGGAGGTTGACTCTGTCCAGGAGACGGCCCGCAAGGTTGCTTTGGCTGCACTGCATTACTATCTGCTGCAGGTTTCTCCCAATAAGGACATGATATTCAATCCCAGGGATTCCCTCTCCTTTAATGGAAACACCGGACCCTATCTGCAGTATATGGGGGCCCGGATATCCTCCATGCGCAGGAAATTTCAGGAGCGGCACGATGAGTTTACCGGAATCGAAACCGACGCAAAGCTCCTGAGTACCCCTGAAGAGCGGGAACTGATTAAACTCTGTGCAGATTTTTCTTCAGTAGTTTCTTCTGCTGCGGAACAGTACAACCCCTCGCTTCTGGCTTCTTATTTATACGAGCTGGCCAGGACCTTTTCCCGCTACTACCACGAAACCCCCATCCTGACCAGTAAGGACAAGAAGACAGCCGTAAGCCGTCTGGCCCTGGCCTCGGCAGTACTGTGTGTTCTGAAAAACGGCATGTACCTGCTGAATATTCCCTTTGTTGACAAGATGTAA